The Actinomyces faecalis genome includes the window TCGGGGTAGTCAGGCAGGTCCACGCCCTGGGCCTGGAGCTCGGCGACGGCGGCCTTGAGCTGAGGCAGGGAGGCTGAGATGTTAGGCAGCTTGACGATCGTGGCCGACGGTGAGGTGGTCAGCGCCCCGAGCCTGGCCAGGGCGTCCTCGCCCAGGTCGAAGGCTGCCAGGACACGGCCGGCCAGGGAGATGTCGGCGGTGCTCACGCTCACGTCGGCGGCGCCGGCGAAGGCCCTGACGACGGGGAGGAAGGAGTGGGTCGCCAGCATCGGCGCCTCGTCGGTCAAGGTGTAGATGACGTCGGCCTCGGTACCGGGCAGCTCACTCATGGTCTCTCCTGACGGCTTGTTGACTGTGACGGACAGCCTATCGTGTGACCTCGGTCCTACCTGCCCATCTGCTCGTGACGCGAGACGCCGGGCTGAGACTGAGCGAGGGCCACCGGTCAGGACGAACCGGTGGCCCTCGTGGCGGACGACGGCTGGTACGAGGCTCAGGCCTCAGCGGCACTGAGGTACGCGGCCTCCATCGCCTCTCGCTGGGCGCGGGCGTTGGCGCGGCGCCAGGCCAGGGAGGGCTTGCCCTCACGGTCGACGGCGGCCAGCAGCAGGCCGGCTCCGACGGCGCCCCCGCGGGCCAGCCCGGAGAGGGTCTCCTTGCGCTGGGCCTTGTCCCGCACGGTCCACACCGGGTTGTTGACCAGGGTCAGGGGCAGGTTGAGGGTGGCGAGCACGACGGCGCACGAGCGAGGAGCCGTTC containing:
- a CDS encoding DoxX family membrane protein; its protein translation is MDLLRAFARPMLAASFVIDGVDAIARPQRHVEKLEKVMPTLEKAGLPPMLTSDATMLTRVSGAVSVAAGLGLATGTAPRSCAVVLATLNLPLTLVNNPVWTVRDKAQRKETLSGLARGGAVGAGLLLAAVDREGKPSLAWRRANARAQREAMEAAYLSAAEA